In the Melanotaenia boesemani isolate fMelBoe1 chromosome 14, fMelBoe1.pri, whole genome shotgun sequence genome, CTGATAAATCACAGAGATCTCACATCTCCTTCATCACATGGTGTACTATTCTTCACACAAAATCTGTCACTGTTTTCTCATTGCCCAGCACCGTTACCATGGCAGCTAAAAGGAAGTGAGTACTTTCACAGTCTTAGTCCAGACATTCACAGTTGGAGGAACTTTACAATCATATCTGGATGTTGGAGATTTTAAATGATATATCATATTCACTGGTGCATCCATTAATAGTATAACTGTGTACACAGAATATGATATCACTTCTCAGTTTTATGTGTCTCCTTGAAACGGTTCAGAGCTTATAACCGTGTTTGGGCTAAAAAAGGAAAGCAGCCTCCATGAAGCCAAAGCACAAAGGACAGGTTGTAACAGGGCAGCAGGGTTTCATCagtggtgataaaaaaaaaagactgaaaatattaaatcagcTTCAAAAgatttatatgaaaaaatattttattaatgtcagAAATCAAATTATAATTCATTAGAATTATGAATCAAAAcctgatatattaaaaatttggcttattttttcagataaattgaaataaaaaaaaaaaagcttagtgTTTTTTAACACTGATATTTAAATCAGATcgagaaaaaaaattctttgcCTAGAAGTTTGGTGAGAAACAAATTTGCATTTCATTTACACAGAtgttcaaatttattcaaaacagaaaatataaacagaatccAAACAGAGGCAGCcttcttttctcattttgtttacCATCATCAATTATtaagcatcatcatcattttaaaacagagtGTTTTCACTGGAACTTACAAAATATGgaaagaaaatgggaaaaatgaACTTCCTACTGAGCTAGTGTGAAGTCAAAGGCAAATGGTGTGACAGTGAGATTCAGTACTGTTAGCCATTGTGACATGGGGAGAGGAAAGTAGTTACACTTGCAGGGAtctgaaatctgatttaaaCTTAGTGTCATAAATGAACATTTGCAACTACTGACAGTGCCTCTACTGTTACTCTAGCAGAGCCTTAACTTTAATGCATGTCCTGAATTTCATCTGCTTATATGACAGCAGTGACATTCACAAATATTTGTTTCTATCATAATTGTGTTTAGACTAACAGACAACCTATTGTTGCTGTACCTCACAGTCAACCTGCAGAATGTAtatatgttttactgtttatgCTGTATGGTGATTCGTTTAGTTCTGTTCACGTAGTCTCAAGCTCTACACTAAAAGCCACATTCACCCATCCACATATCAGTATTCTCTTACAATATCGAACCCCAACCCTCGttctcaaggcccactatcctgcaggtattaaatgtttccctgctgcaacaggaTCTCTGACAAGccctgcacaagtctgctattaAGCCaatcatttgagtcaggtgtgttgcagcatcGGAAGTCTGCATGACggtgggccttgaggactggagtcaGGGATTCCTGTCTTACAATGTTATATGCACTTAACTGCCCAACCATGCATTTTAGGAAATGTAATGTTCAGTATATGTGCAGGAAAAGCCAGAGATCAATCCACTGACACTGGGATCAATAGATGACTGCACTACCTCTTAAACCAAGGCATTGCAGTGACTGCTGCACCTAAACACTCTCTTGTCCTGTCACAGTGACTTAGTCCATTTTGTGCAGTGGGGGCCCATAGATTTTCTTGTGAGGCAGCTGTGTTTTTGCCAGGTTCCAAGCTATCTGTTTGTGACAGACAGTGTTGTTTCACACTAATTAGTATTCAGTCCTGGCAGTTGAGGATGGGTTTAGGGACAAAACTTCAGGGTTTTACTGCTATTCAattctttaatgttttgaaataaAGGATGTAGTCACACTGGGTTCCTTTGGTCTACTTTAAAGGAACCCTGGTCTGCATATATGAATAGTACTGTTGGTTTGGGGTAGTGTAATTGCTCATTGCTACTCTGGTGCAGACCAGGAAACTCTGATCTTAGTTCACTTGCAAGTAGTGATGGGAACTGATTAGATGTTATTGATATCAGTGCAATTATCAATTCTGCCTACTGAGCCAGTTCTTTTTCgttctttatattttcataaaagTAAACTTTGAGTTTAGAGTAAAGAAAGTTATTTAGATCAATAATATCTTCAACAGATATGGATGCCAAAACTATAGATGTGgtctgaaaacaggaaaataatacaTCACTTAATATAAAAGCTGTAGATGTTTAGTCAAccaataatacaataaaataaacacatctgTCTTCTGAATGCTTCTCATAACAGTGTTTTCCTACAATTATATTAGGGTGGCGCCCCGCCTGCCTTTAGACCTTTCATTTACCACAGGTTTTATAAACAGCTAAATAGTTCGTTATTTGTCTAATTCATAAAACTCTGTaatttctcctctgctctgctCTCTGTATTGCGCATGGCCCAATGAGCACATAGAATGCACGTCCCAAAATACGTCCCTCATAACTGTTTCAACACTTCACTCTCAGAATAGATTTTATTAACAACGGGCCCGACTATTTCCTACTAAACTCTCCATGAAACACATAATTATTCCTGTGGAGCCACACGTCTGTAGCTCTACAGGTAGTTGCTAAATTAACGACCTGCTAATAGCCTCCAGACAGAGATACAGAGGTAATATTTTCACCAGAAGGAGGAAAACTCACAGTTGGTCAGTGATGAACTCTCTGGCATCCACAGAAAACAGTTATTCCATTAATATAATAACTGgattgatttaaaagaaaaaaaaaatctatattccAGCTGCACATCAGGCAGACTTCCAGTAAGTACTCATGTAAGGAGCACGGAGTAGAGCAGCAATTAGGCTGCTGACTCCACTGTGCAAGGATATAAGTCTGTCTTATgatctgttattattattagtctTTCCTGAGTGGATCTGGTTTTTGATTTCCATCCCtacttgcaagtgaaccctgATGCAGTTCctttgcagtgtgaaagcaaacattcCATCAGTAAACCAAAGACAAAAGTAATGAAGGGCACGTTGTAGTGCAGCTTTTTAAATATCTTGCAGCCCTTCCAGCTGCTCATTCTGGACATCTTCTTGTGAAAACTGCATTTGCTTGGAAAACTAAGAAACCAAATCCAAGACATTTATTATTGCTTCATTAAAGCAAACCAAATCAAATGAGGGTGAGAAATTTTTCGTAATTTTTTGGCCCGATCAAACTGTGAATGCATTTTAACAGTTACAGATTAGCAATGATTCACCTTTGTaaagaacaaaacagcaaaagccTGCTAGCATAAAGTCCACTCTACAAATACTTCATTCACCTTAAGCATAGTTTTCTAACAGGCATATAAACTTGCCACTTGTTTGGTTCAAGCATCCAACCACCAAGATTTGAGTTCAGGTTCAGATACTGAAGCTCATAAATTCCCACGCTTAGGCTCCAATTATCAGCAGAAACCTCTACATAAAAGCAAGCTAAATTATCTGGGACTGATCACTGCTGATTTGAGGGGAAACATGAAACATCAAGTGTCACCGCTGCTAATGCTAACTTCAGCCAATGCTAGTCCCTTGCCAAGACACTGTCCAGCTCACTACAAGTTCTCACACTGCAGCTGGAAGTCTGGCCGACCCTGCTTGTTTCTCCTCACCCCTGTCTCTTAAAAAAGTAACAGGCTCACATGTAAAAAGGCTGTGCTGCAGCAAATATGCATGAGTCTGCTGACATTGGCAGTGACATCCATATTCATTATTGAAGCTCTTAAACAGATCTCCTTTGCACGCGGTGTGGTGTTATGATTTCTCTATTTTGAGCTGAATCATTGAATCACAAGATACCAAATATCACTGTTGATCTCCTTTAATCTCTACTATTgtcagcaggaaaacattgcCGACTAAAAACATGAGGGCTGGTTGCATGAGGGGCGATTATCAGGCATTAAATTAAAGACATTAATGTTTCTGTCCACTATTTAGGAATCTCAGTTAATAGTCTGACCTGGTTGGAAGTTTTAACTCAGTGGCTTGAACAGGATACTGGTCATGATATGGCAGTCTTTCTGACTTCCTGCTGCTTTGCTGAACCTCTCTTTTGCAATAAAAGTGCTGTTTCCTCTTTCTCACATATGGCTGTGGCCTTGAGTTGTGCCAGTTTCCtcaaaaaaatttgttttatgaCATGCACAAAGTTAGCAAATGTTAAAGCTGAGGTTTTTGCCAAGAAGACCAGTCGTTCCATTTGACTTCACAATTTTATTTAGTCCTGTTTCAAAAATAGTCTAAAACATACAGCACGAAAAGGTTACAATTTGCCTATCACAGTTACTGCTACTGTCATTTGCATCTGTGCTGCTGGACTAAAAATAATGGGAACACAGCATGCTTTCAGGCGGAGTGCTGTTTGTTTGGCCAGTCCACTAAGGAGGCGGGAATCAGAAGCAACAGCAGAAGGGAAGAAGGAGAAACAGCGAGACATAATAGGGAGTAAGGCATCAAGAGGAGGGAGGCATACATGTAGCACACTGTGAGTATGTGTTGTTTCTAACTGTGAAGTAGGAGGAGAGGAGCAACAaggcggaggaggaggaaggggtgCTTCCTCTTTAGTCTGGGTTTAGCTGCTGATGTATCCCAGCAGCCCCAGCTTGTAGTGACAGAAAGTATAAAAGCTGCATCGCAGGGGGGAACCCTCCCAAGTGTCTGAGCCACAGCATGACCAGGACCGAGAGCCTGAGAGTGTGGACCTAACAAAACAATGCCAAGCTTAATCGCCGAACCTCTCAACACACAGCACTTCATCATGGacagagatgacaggaagagaaacaAGAACATGTGAGTGAAACTTGTATGTTAAACCAGACTTTCTTAGTACATGCATAACTTGGTACTTGATGATATACAAGATGATTCATTtgaagtttttatgtttttatatcaaACTTGTCACAccgaaaaaaaagcaaacacaaaactgCTTCAGATAGTTTATCGTTGCTTCTGAAAATACCTAATAATGTAATTAAATCCTACATATCACATGCTCTCTTTTCCAATTACTTACATGCCCAACGTGCTTTGACAGATTCAgtggaaaataatttaacagCAGTAAATCAAGCAGGGATGCACTCATGTATTTCTTATTTCTACACAGTGGAAAGAACTTCATGTGCCGACTCCAGTGCATGTTCTCCCACTCGTCAAGCTCTGAGAGGTAAGGAGTCTTATGGAGTGTTTTGCAtacatttcagttttaaaatagcCAGCCAGCTCCAATCATTTCCATCTATGGAATCATGAAAGGATTCAAATGATCTAGAGACACCATGTTTGCTTTGGCACAGCACGCACGGACGCTAGCATGTCCCAGGGTTGAACATTTTTGTATGAATTTTTAAAGCCCATCTGCAATGCTTTCTTGACTAGACTGCCTCTGTGTCCTTGCAGTCCTTGCAGATTTATTTTACCCAAATTTGATTCTGGTTGAGTAATCCAACTTACATTCTCTCCCAGCAGGCTAAGTTTAGAAGATACCCAACAATGGTCACAGTCACTGGAAAGGCTTCTCGAGTCTAAATGTAGGTTCCTTTTTCCCTTGAGAATGAGAACGCTGCTAAAACAGTAAATTAAGTTTGTGAGAATGAAAGTTTAAAGAGAATAATtggtttaaagaaaaagctgaaaggGAATGTTATTTGTGATTCATGCATGCTGTTGTTTGTCCTTCCCTCAGATGGACTGGCTACTTTTCGTAACTTTCTCAAATCTGAATACAGCGATGAGAATATTGAATTTTGGCTCACGTGTGAGGACTACAAAAAGATCAAGTCTTCATTCCGAATGTCGTCGAGAGCTAAAAagatttacgagcagtttatcAAAGCAGAGTCACCGAAAGAGGTGAGTCAAGTTTAGAGAGGCTTTACATTCAAACACAGACAATTTATCCCTGTCTTACATATTAAGCAATGAgcatcaaagaagaaaaaaacaccagctCAAATGCTGAATCTAGCATCTTTCACTCTTGGCTCAAATCCCCTCATTCCTTTGTGTGTGCCTCATTCCAGATCAACATTGACTATCACACTCGAGAGCAGATCAAAAGGAACGTCAAGACTCCCACCACGCAGTGCTTTGACGATGCTCAGAAGATAGTTTATGGGCTGATGGAAAGAGACTCGTACCCGCGGTTCCTCCGCTCAGACATTTATAGAACTCTCCTGGAAAACCTCGCCGCTGACGCCACAAAAGGATGAAAGCATGGTcaggagaagagagagaaaggacATGAAACCCATAACTGGAATGCTTGAGCTCCTTCAAGAGGAAGAACTGACaacaaaaagaaggaaggagggTCAGCTAGTGCAATGCACGGACACAAGCAGAGGCCTCGCAGCTCAGTATCACCACTTTATCCACAAGCAAGCCATTCCTCACAATGAGCACCACACACCTGAGGACTGTGCATGAACAGGAAGCAGCCTTCATGATAACGAGCCTGTAGAGTGTGTTTGCACTGGATGATAAGTTTGTGTTGGATGACTGAACACTTTTGACAGTTAAAGAATCAGCAGGGTGATAGGCTCCTGCTCTAAGTGTGCAGCTGCATAAGCAAACCATTCTACAGACGCTCTTTGCAGAGGTGTTTCCTATGCAGATAAAGATAGAGGATGTACGATGCAACAGTCACACTCGATtaactgaatgtgtgtgttgagAAGGAGAATTTAGTTATGGTGTTGAACTGTTTAAATTTACTTTGAATAAGCTGGCTCATTATCAAATGACAGcgcaaaggaaaacaaaaagaattccCTGCAAACAGGATTTAACACTGACACTGTATGACTTCTTTAGTAAAAAGTTGTAGaatgctatttttgtttttgcaggagACTTTCTAGGactctttaaaactttttcctttCCTGTCAACCTGTATCGCTCTgatactggattaaaaaaaaaaacaaaaaaacttctgcacattcatttttacacatttaggCTGAGTGCAGTTGATATTTTGTACCAATATTTTGCATATTCAAGATTAAATACTTTCTTCCTAGAAAGTATAAAtagtttctttaaatgaaaatccaggaaatatatatatttatactaaCCAAACATAAGTGTGCACattttttggtttgtattttttttttttttttttataacttgcACTTCCTATTCACAGCTGCTGACTTCAAATTTGATTCTTCACAGGGTGACGGCTGGCCAAAATCCAAACCAAATTCTTATGACACTGAAATGTGAAGAGATTTGTGTAATGAAACTTTTGAGTTTAATAATGATAGAAATAGGACATTTCACTTTGCATGATGAAATGTTGAaattcctatatatatatatatgtatatatatatacatatatatatatatatgattgtatgtatgtatataggCTTAGGCTGAGACTAAGCCTTGTTACTGTTTTCCAAAGCACATTGTGTGGATGTGTTATTACTTTGTGGTGGTTAATAGTTCAATTAACTTGAAAGTTAAACAatgtatattattatttattattcattgtcATTATTCAAGTGCAAAGTTTGCTGCAGTGTTGAAAAGCTTGTGAAAATATTAATGATTTCAAagacattaaattatttaatagcTTGATTACAACGTAAGTGGACTTTCTTTGGTTTTCCACATGCAAGAGTTTAATTAGTTCTCTCATGACTTTTCCAGTACAGCTTCCACCGCTCTAATTTCAGTCTCATGGTCCGTTTCAAGAAGACAGCAACACACATtatataaagcacattttaaaatattgcatttGATAATTAGGACGATACTTGCAGTTTCCTGTTacgtttttgtattttttttttctcaccaaaaGGCATCTTTTGACGCATAAGTGAAATGTGCTCTTTCACAAACAGGAAGGCCTGAACTTCCAGTTTCTTGACAAATCAGGTTTTATGAGAAATGAGATTTTCTTGAGTTGAGTTTACATCCTCTCTTTTCTTTACTGAAATACATACCATCATTTGAGGAGATCAACAAATTTCACACAGACTGAAGAAATAAGTAATATTCTGCTATGTGAAGCAAAATGAAGCCGGGCACAAATTGCTTTTTAAATGCTTCAATAATCAAACAGACAATTGAAAACAATATATATGTTTACTATTATAAAGAATATTACAATGAAGATCTCAGTGTTTTTAtagtaaataatttaattattttatttattttattttttcattacaataatgaaaaaaaggattttttttcatccttAAAATTCAAATTATTCTCATAACTTTATCTATAAATATagtttatgaataaaaaaaatataataataataattattattattattattattattattattattatttctcccCAGCAGTTCTGGCTTATTGTGCAGAGCTAGCAGTGGTGGATTTGTGTTCTAACACAACAAGCTAACTCCACAATTGTGGTTAGGGTCTATCTCAACCTCAGCTGTGTCCTACTTTACAAAAAATTCTATTATATTTTCAGgtacattttctttattgttttagcTTCTTATACAAAACACTGGTTGCAAGATATATTTTTTCACGTTTGTGTGCTGTAGTTTACTAAAAAAATCAGCTAGCAGCCATGCCAGtcttctgtttaaattaaacaggatCATGTAGCTGGGTGCTAAGTAACATGGATACAGAGGTACTCTGCATAtttatagtttgtgtgtgtgtgtgtgtgcgtgtgtgtgtgtgtgtgtgtgtgtgtatgtgtgtcccGACGTGAAACTCTTGAAAATATAACATGGTTTCCCCACATCATCTTAAACTAACCACATGCTACCAAaaaactagattagcactgctgcATTGCTCCATGCTAACATTTAGTTAACATTCTTGCATATCATTATTGTACTTGCATGGAAACTGAGTCTCTTCAAGAAATGTGCAACCAAATttataaacattaataaattatttatctataaatatatatatatatatatatatttttaattgctAGTGGCACTCGATGTGCTTACATTGGATCCTTTCGGTACCTGAGTGATGGTAAGTTACATGTGTAGCCACCAAAATTCATACACCAGTGGAGACAAGGGGGGTGAATTGTCTTGCATAGGGACAAAAGGACAGATGGCTAGCAGAGTGGGAATTAAACTGCCAACCTTCCAGTCATTGGACAACACGCTAGAACACCTGAGCCACTTCTACCCTTAGGAAACCACCTTAAAATatacttcaaactggtgtagcATCAGTGGCAAGACCTATCTGAAAAGACATTTCTGTTCACCTCCTTCAGTGACCAAAGAATCACCTGATGTGGCACCTTGGTTGTCCAGTCAAATTTCAGAGTTGACCAGTGACACCCTGGCCCCCCTCTAGCACCACCACTGGATTTTAGTGGCAGGAAGGGCACAAACAGTATCAGGTGAGTAAATCTGCATTGCGTTTCACGGCTAAAGCTTTGATGACAagcagaaagattttaaaatcattacaaaatCTAACAAGAAGCCAGTGAAGGCCACTAAAAGTAACAGCAGGTCATTTCAATGTTGCTTCAGGTAAAACTTTGGGAGTTTTGTACAACTTTACAACTCACAGAATAAAAGGCAGTGCAGTGCAAATGGATTGCTGTGCAACTGCAGGAAAACAGCCAGAACATCAGCAAATGGGGCTTAATTAGTCACCTAATTATTGTAAAAGGCAAACATCAGTTGAAATGCTTAATATTTTCATTAGCAGAGTAGGTAAGCTCAACAGGACAGTCAGCAGCATTAAAGCAACACACTTCTTTCCTCTCCTTTGAAACGTGTctgcatgcacaaacacaaactgaaacaTGGGAGAGGCCGGTTGTCAACCCTGCAGCAGGTGATTTATTGTTCTACAGTAGGTGATTGATTGAATAGCTCTCCTATCAACACTGCGTCAGCTTAATTATGTGCTTGTTTTATAAATACCCTGCAGGACCAGGCTTAGATGTGGGCTTGTTATCAAAATAAACAATGCCTCACATATGAGTGGAAAAAGTCAAAATAGTGCAAATATTTCCGCACTGGATTTAAAACATGCCTACATTTGCGGCTTTATGTCATTGATGTGGTATAGCTGAAATATTTCTCAGATAAGAGTGGTGTAAAAGAACTGAGTTAATGCCAGCTTCCTGATGATGGCTGTAGTTTCCGTacaaacaccaaaacacaagaaaaacaaagcagaaaacaaagtaTAATTTAGTGAGGACAGGgaaatgttaatgttgatgTCATCAGCTGCAGAAGGAATTTAGAAATAGAAACATAGTTGACTAAACATGTGAGgaacatgtttattttccttgGTGTTACCAGGTTTCCATCCATCCCTTACACTGAGTAGCAATatacaaaagttaaaaatgatgTAACTCTAAGATTCCCAGACAGGTTACGACATGCTAGAAATGAGACTGCAATATAGAAAATGACAAATGTTTTGCAATACTACACATataatgttttttgtctttttttttttttttttggacattgACATTCAAATACCTTTGCAGCATCTGAAGAGAGGACAAAAGGGAGAGAGCAAAAGAGACATAAATATGATTTTTATATGAGAAATAAGTTAAAATGTTCTTATGTCAATTCTGGTGATACATATCCCAGTGGATGATTGTCATGATGACAGCAATGAGGAAAGACGACAGTTAGCAGTAGCATAGTGGCAGGTGTGGGAAGGCAACATGAGTGTAAAGTCCAATCCATAATGAAAGCTTTTCTAGAGGCGTTTTGATGTCTGCGGCTTCCCTGTTTCTACAGGAACAACAGACTTCAATCAATTCACAATGAATCAGAGATGTGTGTTGCTATTTGACCTTTCTTATGCTCAGAATCTATTTTTGTCTTTGCAAAGGTGTGTTCATTGATGTGAAACCGAGTGAAGTGGAGGATCAAACGCCTCAGTGGATCTTAGGTGCCACTCCTCACTTTCAGTGTTAATTCACGTTTGCTCAAAAGCATGAAAACTATTTGGCACAAATGTTTTGATATTTGGCCATTAATTTCTGGAGGGAGGAGTCatgactttttattattaaaggtCATCAGGATGAGATTttgctctcttttgttttggcttGTGTCTTGATTGTAAGCTTTAATAAAAAGaagccaaaaaaaagaaagaaattaagaaaatgcCAAGGACTTTAACTTGATTTTTCTTTATCCATCAGTTATGACATTCAAACATCAGCTTAGGGCATACAGGGAGAAAgacttcactacgctgtaatttATATTATCAGAAACGGTTATTAGAGGTCATAATGGACTATGTGAAATGGAAATCAGTAAGGTAAACTTCAGCAAATAAAAGATTACATATTTATGGCTGACAAGTGTACACAGGTCAGGCCAGAAACTTTACAAATCATGTTATTTGtaatttatatacacacacacacacacacacacatttatatatatatatatatatatatataaatgaatgctcTGCTTATTTTATCGAATGCACAATATCTGTGTTAACCTTATGAACGGAAATGTGGCATGAAAGATCCAGTGGCCTTTCTCCATGCATCGTTtgtgttggcatggttgtttAGTAATGCCTAGACTAGACAGTAGCAgaaagttcagagttcacctctaAGTTCTGACACCTGTTTCAGACAAAAGCAAACATGGCGAAgttggaggagatcatgataatgatATATTCTCTAAAGGAAGCAGCGCAGCAGGGTGTCGTCATTAAATACATAGCAgctgcttcttcttttgtgttcCTTCCGCTGGTCACATGGCAGCTATATTCCATAATACTGCCCCATGTTTTCCAGTGGTTCTGCTCAGTTTTCTGCATCAGGGATGTTTTTGCAAGAGTTCTGGAAACTGACTAAATCACACACGTAAAATATACAGGAGACTAGCAGTAGTTCTATCCATCTTTAGAGCATAAAGACTACTTTGACTGGAAGTAATGTGACAGGATTGACAGTGGTAAAAATGGTGGAActtttcatagaaaaaaaaaaaaacaggcgtGTTTTAAGGACCTTAAATACCAtttattgctatttttattttttttttttattttatttatttttttgcaatgatatcaaaatgaacaaaataccACCTCCTCTATTGTCACCATGTCTATAGTCTTGTTTACAACC is a window encoding:
- the LOC121653766 gene encoding regulator of G-protein signaling 21-like isoform X2 codes for the protein MPSLIAEPLNTQHFIMDRDDRKRNKNIGKNFMCRLQCMFSHSSSSERLSLEDTQQWSQSLERLLESKYGLATFRNFLKSEYSDENIEFWLTCEDYKKIKSSFRMSSRAKKIYEQFIKAESPKEINIDYHTREQIKRNVKTPTTQCFDDAQKIVYGLMERDSYPRFLRSDIYRTLLENLAADATKG
- the LOC121653766 gene encoding regulator of G-protein signaling 21-like isoform X1 — protein: MPSLIAEPLNTQHFIMDRDDRKRNKNIGKNFMCRLQCMFSHSSSSESRLSLEDTQQWSQSLERLLESKYGLATFRNFLKSEYSDENIEFWLTCEDYKKIKSSFRMSSRAKKIYEQFIKAESPKEINIDYHTREQIKRNVKTPTTQCFDDAQKIVYGLMERDSYPRFLRSDIYRTLLENLAADATKG